In one window of Frigoriglobus tundricola DNA:
- a CDS encoding WD40 repeat domain-containing protein, translated as MAVRLVCRACGKRLKLPNGAGQKRSAKCPKCLTPVDLTAALEASAYLPTIAIAAPVRDAQRQQSSRPHGDAPLPSPIPQPLPKSPSLPSPPAPPLSKSAPAAPLSERASPPPGSPAHATSVPPTPFPGEILSLDDDEPTGPAAEPDPPFRVPVRVLTDSLRQIVGPCFAVLVPHGLFLEHEPMKPFLYAPVGCAVGTLGAGELALTLPDGRAVTLQFETRPLARDTRAFLAGERPVPVAADHRRKWWLLWAALIFALGLAGGPIVLAHAADLGSEFGLRAGVGFALLGLAGNAAVVLLSRGSVPAQLGVMAGVCAAVTGLFLFGAAAYLAGRHRGTEEVKADPPPAPVPAAPNVPPPPEPPPPDPSPARPPTHLDRAKKSGSSALEDGPADVTALELAPDHNTLAIGYADGTTRLWPLDQATFDAVLPGPKAEGPVTRVQFDTKNRFVFAHSATGVVAAPRNGPALAVAKLPGFPVAVAPEPDADRLRFAAVRGNTLQLRLISTTFVQSPKGRDRGYVLPGKGDETLPMGLGKDPAKPAATFFAWAPGGKLMAGQPDGSILLWSGPLRPEAASRDHKATVKAWATCPATGDFATGDEQGHVGIWSAMGGKPTLTSVLATPITGLSFNATGSRLVVTDTTGWLVIWDVSAAKALHRVKRPAAIRAMTAGPTDDVVLLAVGKTVEVWWVSELVK; from the coding sequence ATGGCGGTGCGGCTCGTGTGCCGGGCGTGCGGGAAGCGGCTCAAATTGCCGAACGGGGCCGGGCAAAAACGGTCGGCGAAGTGCCCGAAATGTCTGACGCCGGTCGATCTGACGGCCGCACTGGAAGCGTCCGCGTACCTGCCCACGATCGCAATAGCGGCCCCGGTACGCGACGCCCAGCGCCAGCAGTCGAGCAGACCGCACGGGGACGCCCCGCTCCCGTCCCCAATCCCGCAACCGTTACCGAAATCCCCGTCGCTCCCGTCCCCGCCAGCCCCGCCGCTTTCCAAATCCGCGCCGGCGGCCCCTTTATCTGAGAGGGCGAGTCCCCCACCGGGTTCACCCGCCCACGCGACCTCGGTCCCCCCGACACCGTTCCCCGGCGAGATCCTGTCGCTCGACGACGACGAACCGACCGGCCCGGCCGCGGAGCCGGACCCGCCGTTTCGGGTGCCGGTACGGGTGCTGACCGACTCGCTCCGGCAGATCGTAGGGCCGTGTTTCGCCGTGCTGGTGCCGCACGGCCTATTCCTCGAACACGAGCCGATGAAGCCGTTCCTGTACGCCCCCGTCGGGTGCGCGGTCGGGACACTTGGGGCGGGGGAACTGGCGCTCACCCTTCCGGACGGCCGCGCCGTCACGCTCCAGTTCGAAACCCGCCCGCTCGCGCGCGACACGCGCGCGTTCCTGGCCGGCGAGCGGCCCGTTCCGGTCGCGGCCGACCACCGCCGCAAGTGGTGGCTGCTGTGGGCGGCACTGATTTTCGCCCTGGGGCTTGCGGGCGGGCCGATCGTGCTCGCGCACGCCGCCGATCTCGGATCGGAGTTCGGCCTTCGGGCCGGTGTCGGGTTCGCGCTCCTGGGGCTGGCCGGGAACGCCGCGGTCGTTCTCCTTTCGCGCGGATCGGTGCCGGCCCAGCTCGGGGTCATGGCCGGCGTGTGCGCGGCGGTCACCGGCCTGTTCCTCTTCGGCGCGGCCGCGTACCTCGCCGGGCGGCACCGGGGCACGGAGGAGGTGAAGGCCGATCCGCCGCCGGCCCCGGTCCCGGCCGCACCGAACGTGCCCCCGCCACCGGAACCGCCACCACCCGATCCATCGCCGGCGCGCCCACCGACGCACCTCGACCGGGCGAAGAAGAGCGGGTCGAGTGCCCTGGAAGACGGACCGGCCGACGTGACCGCCCTCGAACTGGCCCCCGACCACAACACCCTCGCCATCGGGTACGCCGACGGCACCACGCGGCTGTGGCCGCTCGACCAGGCGACGTTCGACGCGGTCCTCCCCGGCCCGAAGGCGGAGGGGCCGGTCACCCGCGTGCAGTTCGACACCAAAAATCGCTTCGTTTTTGCCCACAGTGCGACCGGCGTCGTCGCGGCGCCGCGGAACGGTCCGGCGCTGGCCGTGGCGAAGCTGCCCGGGTTCCCCGTCGCCGTTGCGCCGGAGCCGGACGCGGACCGCCTCCGCTTTGCCGCGGTTCGGGGCAACACGCTGCAACTCCGGCTCATATCCACAACGTTCGTGCAGAGCCCGAAGGGCCGGGACCGGGGATATGTGCTTCCTGGCAAGGGTGATGAGACCCTGCCGATGGGGCTCGGGAAGGACCCGGCGAAGCCGGCCGCGACGTTCTTCGCGTGGGCGCCCGGCGGCAAACTCATGGCCGGGCAGCCGGACGGGTCGATTTTGCTTTGGTCGGGTCCACTGCGCCCGGAGGCCGCCAGTCGCGATCACAAGGCCACGGTGAAAGCCTGGGCGACGTGTCCGGCGACCGGCGACTTCGCCACCGGCGACGAGCAAGGGCACGTCGGCATCTGGTCCGCCATGGGGGGGAAACCGACCCTCACTTCCGTTCTGGCCACGCCGATCACCGGGCTGTCGTTCAACGCGACCGGATCGCGGTTGGTGGTGACGGACACGACCGGCTGGCTGGTGATCTGGGACGTGTCCGCCGCGAAGGCGCTTCACCGCGTGAAGCGCCCGGCGGCGATCCGGGCGATGACCGCCGGCCCGACGGACGACGTGGTGCTTCTCGCGGTCGGCAAGACGGTCGAGGTGTGGTGGGTGTCGGAACTGGTGAAGTGA
- a CDS encoding serine/threonine-protein kinase — protein MSTRRLSCPCGNVWDHPLSEPVPADVRSICPSCTLAGENTRVPPSAGHGFSSGTVVTNPDAAADSEVRRREKASGFSPGRVIAGYEIIEELNRGGMGVIYKARQPGVNRLVALKIITPSKLDQPGTRGRFKREVRASGRVNDPCIVTIFQTELDGPIPFVAMEYVHGIDLLRLVRQTGPLPVTDVVYYARQVAEGLQHAYEVKLVHRDIKPSNLMISPSPLAPTEGRTGRLPKVKILDMGLARILDTTEIDPETDDLTQVGQFIGTPDYVAPEQAENPRAADTRSDLYSLGGAMYFCLTGEVPFPGKTLVAKLRKQLTEPPPSAAAKRSDVPVAVDALIRKLMVLDPKDRYQTPAELVAALDVILKAAPPKTGAKAAAVSSVFARAHDGGVSAMAVAPDGAFLLTGGGDSTLKFWNPATLKEQRVLTGDLGAVESLALGPTGKWVATCTIRLSASDMGVQLWDLNTGNEGKRLRGPTDNISGVAVSPDGQGIAAASADKMVWLWLREPGQPLSPVCIKGHSAAVTAVAFVAADSLISASQDGTVRQWDLKTGKSKGALPAAVGPIGAMAFGAKRVLVAGRDGLAVRHPASGAFQKVPGHDGPVLCCALSPDGLLLASGGSDRTVRVYRAEDGLPLASFEGHDKPVRAVAFAAAGDALYSGDEGGTLRRWPVPKVK, from the coding sequence ATGTCCACACGCCGCCTCTCTTGTCCCTGTGGGAACGTCTGGGACCACCCGCTCTCCGAGCCGGTGCCGGCCGACGTGCGTTCCATTTGCCCGTCCTGCACGCTCGCCGGAGAGAACACCCGCGTTCCGCCCTCGGCGGGGCACGGCTTTTCGTCCGGTACGGTCGTCACCAATCCCGACGCGGCGGCCGATTCGGAGGTCCGGCGCCGGGAGAAGGCCAGCGGGTTCAGCCCCGGCCGCGTCATCGCCGGGTACGAGATCATTGAGGAACTGAACCGCGGGGGCATGGGCGTCATTTACAAGGCCCGGCAGCCGGGCGTGAACCGCCTCGTCGCGCTCAAAATCATCACCCCCAGCAAGCTCGACCAGCCGGGCACCCGCGGGCGCTTCAAACGCGAGGTCCGCGCGTCCGGGCGGGTGAACGACCCGTGCATCGTCACCATCTTTCAGACCGAACTGGACGGCCCGATCCCGTTCGTGGCGATGGAGTACGTCCACGGCATCGACCTGCTGCGGCTGGTCCGCCAGACCGGCCCGCTGCCCGTGACCGACGTCGTGTACTACGCCCGCCAGGTGGCCGAGGGGCTCCAGCACGCGTACGAGGTGAAGCTGGTCCACCGCGACATCAAGCCGTCGAACCTGATGATCAGCCCCTCGCCGCTGGCCCCGACCGAGGGGCGCACCGGCCGGCTGCCGAAGGTGAAGATCCTCGACATGGGGCTCGCGCGGATTCTGGACACGACCGAAATCGATCCAGAAACCGATGATCTGACGCAGGTCGGCCAGTTCATCGGCACGCCGGACTACGTGGCCCCGGAGCAGGCCGAAAACCCCCGCGCCGCCGACACGCGGTCGGACCTGTACTCGCTCGGCGGGGCCATGTACTTCTGCCTGACCGGTGAGGTGCCGTTCCCCGGCAAGACGCTGGTCGCGAAGCTCCGCAAGCAACTGACGGAACCGCCGCCGTCGGCCGCGGCGAAGCGCTCGGACGTCCCCGTCGCCGTGGACGCGCTGATCCGGAAGCTGATGGTGCTGGACCCGAAGGACCGCTACCAGACGCCGGCGGAACTGGTCGCCGCTCTGGACGTGATCCTCAAGGCGGCGCCGCCGAAGACCGGCGCCAAGGCCGCCGCGGTCTCGTCGGTCTTCGCCCGGGCGCACGACGGGGGCGTGTCGGCAATGGCCGTCGCCCCGGACGGCGCGTTTCTCCTGACCGGGGGCGGGGACAGCACGCTCAAGTTCTGGAACCCGGCCACCCTGAAAGAACAGCGCGTCCTGACCGGCGACCTCGGCGCGGTCGAATCGCTCGCGCTCGGGCCGACCGGCAAGTGGGTGGCGACGTGTACGATCCGGCTGAGCGCGTCGGACATGGGCGTGCAACTGTGGGATCTGAACACGGGCAACGAGGGCAAGCGGTTGCGCGGGCCGACGGACAACATTTCCGGCGTGGCCGTTTCGCCGGACGGTCAGGGGATCGCGGCGGCGTCGGCCGACAAGATGGTGTGGCTCTGGCTGCGGGAGCCGGGTCAGCCGCTCAGCCCGGTGTGCATCAAGGGGCACTCGGCCGCTGTGACGGCGGTCGCGTTCGTGGCCGCCGATTCGCTCATCTCCGCGAGCCAGGACGGCACCGTGCGGCAGTGGGACCTGAAAACGGGCAAATCGAAAGGCGCGCTGCCGGCGGCCGTCGGCCCGATCGGGGCGATGGCGTTCGGCGCGAAGCGCGTCCTCGTGGCCGGGCGCGACGGCCTGGCGGTCCGGCACCCGGCGTCGGGGGCGTTCCAGAAGGTGCCCGGGCACGACGGCCCGGTCCTGTGCTGTGCCCTCTCCCCGGACGGCTTGCTCCTCGCCAGCGGCGGGAGCGACCGCACGGTGCGCGTCTACCGGGCCGAGGACGGGCTCCCGCTCGCGTCCTTCGAGGGCCACGACAAGCCGGTGCGGGCGGTCGCGTTCGCCGCGGCCGGCGACGCGCTGTACTCCGGCGACGAGGGCGGCACCCTCCGCCGCTGGCCCGTCCCGAAGGTGAAGTGA